From the Mesoplasma syrphidae genome, the window AACTTTTGGATTTAATAAGTATTTTTTTATATCATCAACAATTAAACGAATATTGACTTTATCAATATTATTAATCGCTATTGTTTGACTAATTATGTCATTTTCATTATTCAACATTTTTTGAATATTTTCAATACTGAAAGTTTGAGCACCACTATTTTTAATCAAGCCGTCACTTAAATTTAAAATTTGCTTTTTAAATTGCAACAGTTTCAATTCAACCTCAGCAGGAATATATGGCATAGCTAATTCTTGACTAATTATAGTCATTGCTTGATGATAATCACTATTATTAATTAACTCACTAATTTCGAGAATTATCTCGTCATAAAAATTCATATAACTTCCTCTTTCCGTTTAATAAATAAAAAATCATGCCTAAGCACGACTGTCTTTTCTAAAGTGGTGCCCACGAGAAGGCTCGAACTTCCGACCTCACGCTTAGAAGGCGCGTGCTCTATCCAACTGAGCTACATGGGCATAATTAATTCCATAATAAAAATATACCATTTTTATTATGGAATTTAAAGATTTAAAAAAAATTAATTTTTGAAATTTGCCAATTTATAGATTAAATAGAGCGAATCAATTACTAATTCTTTTTGTTTTAGAAATTCATATTGTTCAAGAAGGTTGCTAATTTTAGTTTCAATTATTTTAAATGTTTTAACATCAAAAACTGCCTTTTGTTTTTTATAAGGACCAAAAATGATAATATAATATTTAATCAAAATTTGTCACGAATATCCAAATTGACGAGCAGTTTTAGGCTCCATTGATAGCACTAGTGATAAAGTTCGAAGCATGATGCTCATTTCAGAATTTTTGTTTGCCAGTTCTTGAAATCTTTTGACTGGTGATATTAAATGTTCTAAATTTTTGATGTCCAAATTAATCATGTTATACTTTACATTTCCATAAACAAAATCATATGCTTCACTTTTGTTTTCTTTATAAAACTTTAGAGTATTGGCAATTGCCACCTTTTTATTATCAATTAAAAAATCTCCAATAATACCGTTATTTCTTTTTGTTCGGTAGACTAACTCTAAATAGGAAGTTGAGTATTTAACGTTGAACATAAATTCAATTAAATCTTCTACTTCAAAACGTAAAGTTTTATACTCCTTAACAGTTCTCAAATGTTGCAAAATTTGCTGAATATTTTGATCCTTATTTAAATAAGGTAACAAAAAATCTTTAACTTGAATTTTTGAAATATCCAAGGTATTTAATTCTACTTCCAAATCTTCTTGTTTTGTAGTTAACAGAACTGGTAAATAATTGTAAATCAATTCCAAAACTTCTTCCTCATTACCAAATGCCTCAATAGACTTAATATTTTCTTTTAGAAATATTGCCGTATACTTTGACAATTGGAACAAATACTTATAGCGCTCATTTAAAGTTAATTGCTTTCATTCTGTTTCTTTAAAGTTTATAATAAATCCAAAGAAATCATCCTCATGGTTAATTTTTTCTAACTCAGGTGAAATATACTCGTGTTCCTCATTAGTCAAATTTCTTCCATACAATAAAGCTTTATCAATATTTGCAGGTGTGTAAATTTTTTTGATTCGCTCAAACATTCCTTCGGGGTTTGTTACGTCACAAATTAGCATTGTTATTAAAAATGGATAGCTTAATCCATGAAATATTTGTCTTGACTGACTTGAATTTATATAGTTTATATCATATTCATGTTTAAATGCCAAGGTTGTTAGAATAGTAAATTTAGCATTTGGAATGTCTACAAAAGTTTTTTTGCTATAAAAGGAATTTTCATTAATATAAGGAATAACAATTTTTTCAATAGTCTCAGACAGAAATAGACGATCATTTTCAGTAATATTAGAGTACTTACTAACTTGAGTTTTATTTTGATATGCAAACATATGTAAAATTTTATAGTTATCAATAATATACTGCGAAAGATCTTTAATTTTTTCAGATTGAATCAGTGAAATTGCTTCTCCCTTTACCAGTTGGTACTGAAAAATTCCATAATAAGTTACATTAAAAATTTCATTTACTCGAGTTTTCAAATCCAAACTATTTTTTTTGTAAATTGGGTTTGAAGTGCTTCTAGCTAATTCGTTAAAATAAACTCAAAATATAGAATCATGGCGGTTTAACATTTGATCTCCTTATAATTTAAATTTTACTGATAAAATCTTTCATTGCGGCCAACGCTCTATTAGAATATGCTTCTTTTTTGGCATTCTTTCCACTTCGTTTATCAATATCAATTTCTTCAATAATTCCTCAATTAGCTTTCATTGGTTGAAAATTAGTAGTTGAAGCTTTATTAATGTAATTTATTAAAGAACCTGTCACTGTAGTTGTTGGTGGAACAATCATATCTTGTTTTTTCAAATATTTATCAATGTTAATTGCAGCAATAATTCCAGTGACAGTTGATTCAACGTATCCTTCGACTCCAGTAATTTGTCCAGCAAAGAAAATATTAGGATCAGTTTTTAACTGTAAAAAATTGTTCAATACTTTAGGGGAGTTAATAAAGTTATTTTTGTGCATAACTCCATATCTTACAAAATTGGCACTTTCCAATCCCGGAATTAAGCTAAAAACTCGTTTTTGCTCAGCCCATTTTAAATTTGTTTGAAATCCCACAATATTATATAAACTATCTTTGGCATCGTCTTGACGTAGTTGAACAACAGCATAATTAGTTGTCCCATCCAAATTACGTAAGCCTTGAGGTTTCATTGGTCCAAACAATAAAGTTTTTTCTCCTCTTTTGGCCATGCCTTCAACTGGCATACAACCCTCAAAATATTTAAAGGAATCTTCGCCTTCTAAATGTCCAATTGCAAGTTCAGCACTAATAAGTTCATTATAAAAATGCTCATATTGGCTTTTTGTCATTGGGCAATTTATGTAGTCTTCAGTATCACCTTTCTCATAGCGATTTTTTTTAAATGCAATATTCATATTGATTGAATCTTTTGTAATAATTGGTGCTACAGCATCATAAAAATAAAAATCATCTTTTCCAAGCAAATTATTTATTTGATTTTGCATGCTTTCAGTTGTCAAAGGTCCTGAGGCAACTAATGTTACAGTATTATGTTCAAACTCACTAACTTCCTGATCAATAATTTTTATTTTAGGATTAGTAGATATTGCATCAGTTACGTACTCAGAAAACTTTTCGCGATCAACTGCTAAAGAACCTCCTGCAGGAACTCTTGCAAATTCTGCTGCTTTTATAATTAAAGAATCTAACAAGCGCATTTCTTCTTTTAAGGTTCCCACCGCATTTAATAAATCATCGCTTCTCAATGAATTAGAGCAAACTAATTCGGCCAAGTTATTAGTAACCTGGACCGAATTTCTTTTTAAACGCTTAACTTCATATAGATTAACAAAATAGCCTTTTTTAGCTAATTGATATGCTGCTTCCGTTCCTGAAAGACCAGCGCCAATAATATTTATTTTTTTCATAGACACCTACTTCATTAGTCCAGCTTCATATAACTTTTTAAAGTGACCTTCAGTTTTAATTAATTCTTCAAAAGTTCCTGTCTGTACAATTCCTGTTCCATTTGCTCCAAGAACAATAATTTCATCAACATTCTTGATTGTTGATAAACGGTGAGCAATTGTAACACTTGTTTTTCCTAAAACTAATTCATTTAATTGAGCTTGAATTTCTTTTTCAACAATATTATCCAAAGCTGAAGTCGCTTCATCAAGAATAATTAAGTCAGGATTTTTTAAAAATACGCGGGCAATTACTAAGCGTTGTTTTTGACCCCCAGATAATAAGAATCCCCTTTGTCCAAGAATTGTTTCATAACCTTCTGGCAATGTTAAAATGAAATCATGTAATTTTGCTTTTTTACATGCCTCATAAATTTCTTCATTGGTTGCATCAAATTTTGCATATCGAATATTTTCATAAAAATCCCCAAAAAAGATTTGTGGTTCTTGCTCAACATATCCAACGTGACTTAAATAATTAGGTAAATTTAATTCTGTCATCTTATCTTTTTTATTGACAATAATTTCTCCCTGAATTGGATCATAAAATCTTAGTAATAATCTTGCAATTGTTGATTTTCCAGAGCCTGTTTCACCAACAAAGGCATATGAACGTCCTTTTTTAAAAGTAAAATTCATTGTTGGTAAAATAATTTTTTCTTTTTTCTTTGGATATGCGAATTGAAGATTAACAAATTGGATTTCTTCAATGGAATCAATTATTTTACCTTTTTCAAGATTTGGATCAATTTCTGGAATTGGTTCAGTTAGTTGTCCGATTCGATCGGCACTATTTGAGGCACGTGCTGCAGCACGCAATGTTGGAACTAACATAACAATTGCGACAACCATTTGTGAAAGCAAAGGCAATGCCAATGTCAAATCCTTTAAAAGTGTTTGATCACCGCTAATTGCTCTTAAAGCTGCGACAATAATAATCAAAGTTGATAAAAATGATGTTGTAATTGTAATTCATAAGTTAAGTAGTGCAGATAAACTAACAACAACATCACTAGAACGATTATATTTTTCATTCATTTTTTCCAAACGTTGGATTTCATATTCTTCCAAACCATTGGCTTTAATTAATGAAATATTTCCAATTCTATCAGTCATATCAGTATCAACATCACGCTTAATATCAAAAGCAATAATTAGCTTTCTTCTGAAAAAAACAAATATGATTGTTGCGATAATAATTACAAAAAGAATATATCCAACAGCAATTCCACTTATTAAGAACTGACCGTACAAAAATAAAATTGTAACTGATGCTACTAATCCTGTAATGCAATAAATAATGTTAGTTACAAATTGCTGAATTCCTAATGACAGACCCTGTGTATCCGCTACCAAACGAGTCATAATATTTCCCGACACATGATCGAAGAAAAATTCAACATCTTGATTGACTAGCGAAATTAAAATTTTGTTACGTTGCATAACTTCAATTTTTACTGAAAAAAGCCCAATAGTCACGTTAGTAAGGTATTCAGCTACTAACATAATTGACATAATAACTAATACTACATAAATTCAACTATATCAATACATTGTCATTCCCAAAAATATTCCAGTTTGCAATCCTTGAGTCATTGAATCAGAGTTGTTGGGTATCAATAACTTAATCATTTCTGAAGATGCTATTGGCAATAACGCTGCTAATAAAGCATCAAAAATAGTGATAAATACCATTGATAAAAATAGAAACATATTGTCTCTAGCAGCTTCATTCATAATTTTGACAAAACTTCCCATTTTTTTTCAAGTAAATTTTTTATCACTCTCGAACTTGAAAAGTGAATTTATCTTGTTTTTTTGTTTAGTCATAATATCTTCCCTTTCTAGTTTCGATTCTATAAATCATTTTTAGATTGACCAGCATCATATAATTTTTTGAAATGACCTGGTGTTGTTTTTAACTCTTCAAATGTTCCAATTTGAACAATCCCTTTTTGTGGTCCCAATACAATGATTTGATCAACATTCTTTATTGTTGAAAGACGGTGAGCAATCGAAATTGTCGTGCGACCTTTCATTAACTCGTCAAGTTTACCTTGAATTTCTTTTTCAACAATATTATCTAAGGCTGAAGTCGCTTCATCAAGAATTAAAATTTTTGGATCTTTTAAAAACATTCTCGCAATTACTAAGCGTTGTTTTTGTCCACCAGATAACATAAATCCACGCTCTCCAAGAATTGTATTATATCCTTCTGGTCAGCTCATAATTAATTCATGTAGTTCTGCCTTTTTACATGCCTTAACAACATCTTCATCAGTTGCCTCAAATCTAGAATACTTAACGTTATCATAAATATTACCTAATAATATCGATGGCTCTTGTTCAACATATCCTACGTGATTTAAATATGATGATAAATAAATATCTCTTAAATCAATATCGTTATTAATTAATACTTGTCCTCTAGTTGGGTCATAAAATCTTAATAATAGCTTAGAAATTGTTGATTTACCTGCTCCTGTTTCTCCAACAAATGCATAAGACTTTCCTTCTTTCAAAGTAAAATCAAAGTTTGGTAAAATAACTTTGTCGGGCTTTTCTGGATAACAAAAAGTAATATCTTTAAAATGAATATCTCCACTAATTTTTTCGATATGAATTCCTTGCTTATCTTCAAAGTGATTATTAAAACGTGTTTTTTCTTCTAATATTTCTTCAATACGCGTTGCCGCAGTTGCTGCTTGCATTAATCCAACAACTACTCTTAAAAGAGCCATTATTGGACCAATCATCATTCCAATTGCAATAATTAATGATGGTAAAATCAACTCTAAATACTCTGGCGAATCTTTATACAAAGTAGCCGCAATTACTATTAAAATAATTTGAATAGAATTGATTCCCAAAAATAAAATTGTCATCATTACTGATTGTGAATAAGTTAATTTTTTATAATTATCGTGATATTCCTTGTGCATTTCTACAAAACGCTCAGATTCATATTTTTCAGTTCCTGAAGCCTTAATTAATTTTACAGTGTTGATACGATCAATTACACTACCATTTGTTTTAGTAATTGACTTTCTTAAATTATATAATAGCTTTTTCAAAGGCACATAAGCCAATCCAAAAGATGAAAAAATAAGAACAAATAATCCAATTGCCACAAAAGTTAATGTAACATCAATTGTCGCTAAAGAAATAATTGAAAAAACCAAAGTTAATAAAGCTGTCAATGTTGTAACTGGAATAATTCCTGTTTGCTCACCTAAAATTTGCGTGTCAGAAATAACTTTTGTCAAAATTTCTCCAATTTTTTTATCTGAATAATATGACATATCCAATTCAACTAATTTTTTAGTAATATCATTTCGCAAATCAACTTCAATTTGTTTTCCTAACATTCCCGCAATTCATTGCGAACAATATGTAGACGCAGCCATTAATACTAAAAATCCTATTTGAATATAAACAACACTTTGTCATTTTAATCCTCATCATTTATCAAATGATTCCAAGCTCCCAAGTTCGTGCTTAACAGACATCATTAATTGCTCAATTATTTTAGGAGTAACTGCTGTTGACATTGCCACAATAATTACAGATACAAAAATTCCAATTGTTCATCACTTATTTCTAATCATGTATCTAAAAACAAGCTTATAAAATGATCCCTTTCCGGCTTTTTTAAATTTTTTTGAAGATTCAACAAATTCCCTTGCTGATTCCTCTTGTGGATTTAAAATTTTTTCCATATGGTCTTTTGGAGAAGAAGATCTTGTATATTTTTCATGATCTTTCGCATCTTCAATGTGATCTATTTCTGACATAATATTCTTCACCTATTTTCTATTTTAATGATTTTATCATTTTAAATACTTTTATGCTATAAACTAAAACAAATCCCAAAAAGGGATTTGCTTATTTTATCTATAGATCATTTAAAATATCATTTGCTGATTCAATAAGTTTTGCTCCCTGTTTAATTAGACCATTATTAATTTTATACTTTGAAAAAATTAATTCAGGAACTACAAAAATATCTTTGCCCTCAGACAAACCCAAATTAACAATTTTATTAATTTTAGTAGTTTCATTTGATTGAAAAATAACAAGGGCTTTGGCAATACCGACCATTAACCTGTATAAATACTCATCTT encodes:
- the trmFO gene encoding methylenetetrahydrofolate--tRNA-(uracil(54)-C(5))-methyltransferase (FADH(2)-oxidizing) TrmFO, with the protein product MKKINIIGAGLSGTEAAYQLAKKGYFVNLYEVKRLKRNSVQVTNNLAELVCSNSLRSDDLLNAVGTLKEEMRLLDSLIIKAAEFARVPAGGSLAVDREKFSEYVTDAISTNPKIKIIDQEVSEFEHNTVTLVASGPLTTESMQNQINNLLGKDDFYFYDAVAPIITKDSINMNIAFKKNRYEKGDTEDYINCPMTKSQYEHFYNELISAELAIGHLEGEDSFKYFEGCMPVEGMAKRGEKTLLFGPMKPQGLRNLDGTTNYAVVQLRQDDAKDSLYNIVGFQTNLKWAEQKRVFSLIPGLESANFVRYGVMHKNNFINSPKVLNNFLQLKTDPNIFFAGQITGVEGYVESTVTGIIAAINIDKYLKKQDMIVPPTTTVTGSLINYINKASTTNFQPMKANWGIIEEIDIDKRSGKNAKKEAYSNRALAAMKDFISKI
- a CDS encoding ABC transporter ATP-binding protein, whose product is MEKILNPQEESAREFVESSKKFKKAGKGSFYKLVFRYMIRNKWWTIGIFVSVIIVAMSTAVTPKIIEQLMMSVKHELGSLESFDKWWGLKWQSVVYIQIGFLVLMAASTYCSQWIAGMLGKQIEVDLRNDITKKLVELDMSYYSDKKIGEILTKVISDTQILGEQTGIIPVTTLTALLTLVFSIISLATIDVTLTFVAIGLFVLIFSSFGLAYVPLKKLLYNLRKSITKTNGSVIDRINTVKLIKASGTEKYESERFVEMHKEYHDNYKKLTYSQSVMMTILFLGINSIQIILIVIAATLYKDSPEYLELILPSLIIAIGMMIGPIMALLRVVVGLMQAATAATRIEEILEEKTRFNNHFEDKQGIHIEKISGDIHFKDITFCYPEKPDKVILPNFDFTLKEGKSYAFVGETGAGKSTISKLLLRFYDPTRGQVLINNDIDLRDIYLSSYLNHVGYVEQEPSILLGNIYDNVKYSRFEATDEDVVKACKKAELHELIMSWPEGYNTILGERGFMLSGGQKQRLVIARMFLKDPKILILDEATSALDNIVEKEIQGKLDELMKGRTTISIAHRLSTIKNVDQIIVLGPQKGIVQIGTFEELKTTPGHFKKLYDAGQSKNDL
- a CDS encoding ABC transporter ATP-binding protein, translating into MTKQKNKINSLFKFESDKKFTWKKMGSFVKIMNEAARDNMFLFLSMVFITIFDALLAALLPIASSEMIKLLIPNNSDSMTQGLQTGIFLGMTMYWYSWIYVVLVIMSIMLVAEYLTNVTIGLFSVKIEVMQRNKILISLVNQDVEFFFDHVSGNIMTRLVADTQGLSLGIQQFVTNIIYCITGLVASVTILFLYGQFLISGIAVGYILFVIIIATIIFVFFRRKLIIAFDIKRDVDTDMTDRIGNISLIKANGLEEYEIQRLEKMNEKYNRSSDVVVSLSALLNLWITITTSFLSTLIIIVAALRAISGDQTLLKDLTLALPLLSQMVVAIVMLVPTLRAAARASNSADRIGQLTEPIPEIDPNLEKGKIIDSIEEIQFVNLQFAYPKKKEKIILPTMNFTFKKGRSYAFVGETGSGKSTIARLLLRFYDPIQGEIIVNKKDKMTELNLPNYLSHVGYVEQEPQIFFGDFYENIRYAKFDATNEEIYEACKKAKLHDFILTLPEGYETILGQRGFLLSGGQKQRLVIARVFLKNPDLIILDEATSALDNIVEKEIQAQLNELVLGKTSVTIAHRLSTIKNVDEIIVLGANGTGIVQTGTFEELIKTEGHFKKLYEAGLMK